GTGAAAAAGCAGCGGGCCAGCCGTTCCATGAACGTGGGGCGGATGGGAAAGTCGGGTACTGTTACCTCGTATTGATCCAGTTTCTCTTGCAAGGGTTTGGAAAACCACTTCTCCGACTGCTTATCCTTCATCTATTCCACCTCCAACATCGCTTTGAGTTGCCGGATAGCGTAATGCAGACGCGACTTGGCTGTACCTAACGGAATGTTCAGGACCTTTGCCGTTTCCTGCAAAGACAAGTCATGGTAGTAAACCAGGAGAATGACCGCCCGCTTGTCCTCAGAAAGCTGTTTCAAGGCTTCCCGGATGCTGATTTTTTCAGTCAGCTGTTCTTCCTGCGCCGGACGGGACGGTGAGGTGAACAGGAACGGCAGGAATTTGCGCAACCGGCCTTCCCTTTTCAGTCTCTCTACCATTCGATGGTAAGCGACTTGGAACAGATAGGTTTTGAAGGATGCTTTTGCCGGGTTGTAGGAATGCCGGTATTGCTGAATCCGAAGGAAGGCATCCTGGACCACATCGATACTCAGCTGCTCGTTTTCCGTATAGCGGTAGACAAACCGGTAGCACTCCTCCCGGTAAGCTTGGTAGAGAACGGCCAGTGCCTCGTTGTCTCCCGACAAAAAGGCTTCCAACGCCGGTTCGATTTGCGGGTCGCTCTGCAAATCGCTGGATGGGCGTGGTGAAGTTTCGTCTTCGTTTTGACTCGTACGGCGGGTTGGCAGGTTATCTTTTGCGGGGTCATTGGGTGTCGGCAGATTATTGGATGTCATCGGACCACCGTTCCCGGATGCCGCGCAAGGTGATGGCTATCCGTGAGATATACCAGCCCCAGGTGATCAGGGAGAAGACAAATGTCTGGTGAATGAAAAACTGGATCCATGGATGGTTGATATTATCCCCACGCAGCAGGAATACCAGCAAGCCGCAGATGCAGAAGAAGGTATAGGCGGCCGCCAACACCATGACCGTGTCCCATCTGTTCCAGCGAAAATAGACGTTGCTCTTGCGAAAATCAATTTTTCCTATCCGATCGCGGTGCACCATCTTGTTCATGGATACCGTGATCAGCACAAAAAGTGTTCCGAGAACGCCGGCCACGATGGAACCAATTACCCAGCCGGTTACAGGCATTTCCACGACCCCCTTTGACAGGCGATGTATGTTTCATGCACAAATAGATATTCACTTGATTATACCTTGCCGGTGCGGAAAAGGTTCACCCCTGCCGATAAGGAATGTTGCAAAGGAATGTTGCATGGAATGTCGTGATGGTGTTCAAAGGGATTCTAAATGATATGATGGTGCAAGGGGAGATTCTCTCTCCCCATACCATTCCTGAGGGACACGATATGGGGGATTCCGAATGATTCAAGTGGAAATCTGGTCCGATTTTGTCTGCCCGTTTTGTTATATTGGCAAGCGGCGCTTTGAAAGGGCGCTGGATCAGTTCGAACACAAGGATGAGGTAAAGGTGGTGTTCCGCAGCTTTGAGCTGGATCCCCATGCGCCGCAGATTCAGGACCAAAATGTGCATGAACGGTTGGCCGAGAAATACGGGATGTCGCTGGAACAGGCAAAAGCCATGAATGAGCGTGTGGGTCGGCTGGCGGAAGAGGTGGGTTTGCATTATGACTTTGACAACATGAAGCCGACGAATACGTTTGATGCCCATCGTCTGTCCCATTTTGCGAAACGGGAAGGCAAGATGGGAGAAATGACAGAGCGTCTCATGAAGGCTTACTTTACGGAAGGCCTGCACATCGGCAAACATGAGCAACTGGCCGATTTGGCCAGTGAAGTCGGGATGGAACGGGAAAAGGTGCTGGATATGCTGAGGAAAAATGATTTTTCTGAAGAAGTCCGGCGGGATGAATTCATCGCGCGACAAATCGGCATCACGGGCGTTCCGTTTTTCCTGTTCAATCAAACCTATGCCGTATCCGGAGCGCAATCCAGCGATGTCTTCTTGGACGTGTTGCAAAAGGTATGGGAAGAAGAACAGGATCAGGCGAAATGAGGGCGCGGGATGAGGGGGAGAATACTCGTTTTTATTTTTATTGGTTTATTGGCGCTTTCAGGATGCAACCAAACTCATCAATCTGTAAGCGAAACAAAACCAACATCCAATCCGACAGTCATGGACATTCTCGCAGACAATCCCGATGCCGACATTTTTCAACTGCAAGGCATCATTTACAAAAACGCGAAGGACATCGATTGGGTTCAAAGCGAAGAACTGTCCATAGGAGAGAAAGTCGGAACCATTGCCAAACAATACAAAGAAGGGATGGCTTTTGAAGACGGGATGGCGACGAAGCTTCCTGTCGGCGCGGAAATTTATGAACCGGCGGAAAAAGTGGGGCCGATATTGCTGGTTCGATTGGATCCAAATGAGCGGGTAATGCGGTATCTTGGTTTAATCGAGGGTTGATCGGGGATGTGGCCGCGGATGCCACATCCCTTTTTGTCGTTGCGTCCATCCTACACATCCCGCTTTCGAAAGGAAATGGCGGCAATCCCAAGGAAGACCAGCATATACAAGCCTGCATAGACAGCCATCGCCAGGCTGGGCGGGTGTTCGGTACCGAAGAGCGGAGCAGGCGGGATCGTC
This DNA window, taken from Bacillus thermozeamaize, encodes the following:
- a CDS encoding disulfide bond formation protein DsbA, with translation MIQVEIWSDFVCPFCYIGKRRFERALDQFEHKDEVKVVFRSFELDPHAPQIQDQNVHERLAEKYGMSLEQAKAMNERVGRLAEEVGLHYDFDNMKPTNTFDAHRLSHFAKREGKMGEMTERLMKAYFTEGLHIGKHEQLADLASEVGMEREKVLDMLRKNDFSEEVRRDEFIARQIGITGVPFFLFNQTYAVSGAQSSDVFLDVLQKVWEEEQDQAK